Proteins encoded by one window of Hyphomicrobium nitrativorans NL23:
- a CDS encoding GlsB/YeaQ/YmgE family stress response membrane protein produces the protein MALEALIIWLIIGAIAGWLAGQIIKGGGFGLVGNIVLGIIGAVVAGWLLPRLGLYIGGGILGDIINATIGALLIIFLLRLVAR, from the coding sequence ATGGCTTTGGAAGCCCTTATCATTTGGCTCATCATCGGTGCGATTGCCGGCTGGCTGGCTGGCCAGATCATCAAGGGCGGCGGCTTCGGCCTCGTCGGCAATATCGTTCTGGGAATCATCGGCGCCGTGGTGGCCGGCTGGCTGTTGCCGAGGCTCGGCCTCTATATCGGCGGCGGCATTCTCGGAGACATCATCAACGCCACCATCGGTGCGCTTCTGATTATCTTCCTGCTGAGATTGGTGGCCCGCTAA
- a CDS encoding VOC family protein → MSQHTAIDPQTRIGHVHLKVADLDRALAFYRDVLGFEVTQLYGREAAFLSAGGYHHHIGLNTWESKGGSPPPPGSTGLFHVAILYPTRAALADAVRRVRAAGIAIDGASDHGVSEAVYLRDPDGNGVELYRDRPEAEWPRAMDGSLAMTTQRLDLDALAASE, encoded by the coding sequence ATGTCTCAGCATACCGCCATCGACCCCCAGACCCGCATCGGCCACGTGCACCTCAAGGTCGCCGACCTCGACCGCGCCCTCGCGTTCTATCGCGACGTGCTGGGCTTCGAGGTCACGCAGCTTTACGGGCGCGAGGCCGCGTTTCTCTCGGCGGGCGGCTATCACCACCACATCGGCCTCAACACATGGGAAAGCAAAGGTGGCAGCCCGCCGCCGCCCGGCAGCACGGGGCTTTTCCACGTGGCCATTCTCTATCCGACACGGGCGGCTCTCGCGGATGCCGTGCGGCGCGTGCGGGCTGCCGGGATCGCCATCGATGGGGCGAGCGACCATGGGGTCAGCGAGGCCGTTTATCTTCGCGATCCCGACGGAAACGGCGTGGAGCTTTACCGGGATCGCCCCGAGGCCGAATGGCCGCGTGCGATGGACGGGTCGCTGGCGATGACGACCCAGCGCCTGGACCTCGACGCTCTTGCAGCCTCAGAGTGA
- the rpmB gene encoding 50S ribosomal protein L28, protein MTRRCELTGKLPLSGQLRSHAENKTKRKFRPNLVNVTLISDALSRSVKLKISAHALKTVEHRGGLDAFLAKAKSEDLSPDCQKLKREIAKVNAEKTAAA, encoded by the coding sequence ATGACCAGGCGCTGTGAATTGACGGGCAAGCTGCCGCTTTCGGGCCAGCTTCGCAGCCACGCCGAGAACAAGACGAAGCGCAAGTTTCGCCCCAACCTCGTGAACGTGACGCTGATCAGCGATGCGCTGTCGCGTTCCGTGAAGCTCAAGATCAGCGCCCACGCGCTGAAGACGGTCGAGCATCGCGGCGGCCTGGACGCGTTCCTGGCCAAGGCCAAGAGCGAGGACCTCTCGCCGGACTGCCAGAAGCTGAAGCGCGAGATCGCCAAGGTCAACGCCGAAAAGACGGCAGCGGCCTAA
- a CDS encoding DUF3108 domain-containing protein — protein sequence MYQSSRRVASCVAALGSAALAALSSLPASAQAVPATLSSASVDAGYRVTLNGFDLGTFSFKSNVSESAYTLHTNVELSALLGVFRWKGVTQVSGSVGNKRPSPADFRFDYESSVRNGSVIMGFDKSNVDHVTVLPVVREPADTVPLERKHLSNVLDPLSAILVLTHSDAETPCGRTVAIFDGKQRFNISLHEARKVTLAGDRGETATVCRVKYTPLSGYRANADTRHLAHTKDIEITFRMVPAAKLMVPQSVSVPTGAGTARIDLERISIQLPERGRVASVD from the coding sequence ATGTACCAGTCGTCTCGTCGCGTCGCGTCATGCGTTGCTGCCCTGGGCTCGGCCGCTCTCGCCGCCCTCTCGTCGCTTCCTGCATCCGCACAGGCCGTTCCAGCCACCCTGTCCTCGGCATCTGTCGATGCAGGCTACCGGGTCACCCTCAACGGGTTCGACCTCGGCACCTTCTCATTCAAGTCCAACGTCAGCGAGAGCGCCTACACACTTCACACCAACGTGGAGCTGTCGGCCCTGCTCGGCGTGTTTCGCTGGAAGGGCGTCACCCAGGTTTCGGGCTCGGTCGGCAACAAGCGCCCGTCTCCGGCCGATTTCCGCTTCGACTACGAGAGCAGCGTGCGCAACGGCTCCGTGATCATGGGCTTCGACAAAAGCAACGTCGACCATGTGACGGTGCTGCCCGTCGTCCGGGAGCCCGCCGATACGGTGCCGCTCGAACGCAAGCATCTCTCCAACGTGCTCGACCCGCTGAGCGCCATTCTCGTTCTCACCCATAGCGACGCCGAGACGCCGTGCGGGCGCACCGTCGCCATCTTCGACGGCAAGCAGCGGTTCAACATCAGCCTTCACGAAGCGCGTAAAGTGACGCTCGCGGGTGACCGGGGCGAGACGGCAACCGTCTGCCGCGTGAAGTACACGCCGCTTTCCGGCTACCGCGCGAATGCCGACACCCGTCATCTGGCCCACACGAAGGACATCGAAATCACGTTCCGGATGGTGCCGGCCGCCAAGCTCATGGTGCCGCAGTCGGTCTCGGTGCCGACGGGGGCGGGAACGGCGCGCATCGACCTCGAACGGATCAGCATCCAGCTTCCCGAGCGCGGCCGCGTCGCGTCCGTCGACTAA